The Pseudomonas viciae genomic interval ATGGCAGGCTCCCAGCCTCAAGTTTTATCTGGATACACGTTTTACCCTGGACAGGCGTCGGGCCGATTCCCGTCATTGCCCAAGAATTTCGCAAGAAGACAAGTTCCCCAAGAGCCACAAAGAAGGTAGGACACCGTGAACCCGGTAATCAAAAAATTCCAATTCGGTCAGTCGACCGTTACCCTCGAGACTGGCCGTATCGCCCGTCAGGCCTCCGGCGCAGTGCTGGTCACCGTTGACGACGACGTCAGCGTATTGGTGACCGTTGTTGGTGCCAAGCAAGCCGATCCAGGCAAGGGCTTTTTCCCTCTGTCTGTTCACTACCAGGAAAAGACTTACGCTGCCGGTAAGATCCCTGGCGGTTTCTTCAAGCGCGAAGGCCGTCCTTCCGAGAAAGAAACCCTGACTTCCCGACTGATCGACCGTCCGATCCGTCCGCTGTTCCCAGAAGGCTTCATGAACGAAGTGCAGGTTGTCTGCACCGTCGTTTCCACCAGCAAGAAAACCGATCCGGACATCGCTGCGATGATCGGTACCTCGGCTGCCCTGGCCATCTCCGGCATTCCTTTCGATGGCCCGATCGGCGCTGCCCGCGTGGCGTTCCACGAAAGCACCGGCTACCTGCTGAACCCAACCTACGAGCAACTGAAAGCTTCGAGCCTGGACATGGTCGTGGCCGGTACTTCCGAAGCCGTGCTGATGGTTGAATCCGAAGCCAAAGAGCTGACCGAAGACCAGATGCTGGGCGCCGTACTGTTCGCCCACGACGAGTTCCAGGTGGTGATCAACGCCGTCAAGGAACTGGCCGCCGAAGCCGCCAAGCCAACCTGGACCTGGGCTCCGCAAGCCGAAGCCACCGAACTGCTGGGCGCTATCCGTGCCGAGTTCGGCGAAGCGATCTCCCAGGCCTACACCATCACCGTCAAGGCTGACCGCTATGCGCGTCTGGGCGAGCTGAAAGACCAGGTCGTTGCCAAGCTGTCCGGCGAAGAAGGCCAGCCGTCTTCCGCTGAAGTCAAAGCTGCTTTCGGTGAAATCGAATACCGCACCGTTCGCGAAAACATCGTCAACGGCAAGCCACGTATCGATGGTCGCGACACCCGCACCGTACGTCCACTGAACATCGAAGTTGGTGTTTTGCCAAAGACCCACGGTTCGGCACTGTTCACCCGTGGCGAAACCCAGGCCCTGGTCGTTGCCACGCTGGGCACCGCCCGTGACGCGCAACTGCTGGACACCCTGGAAGGCGAAAAGAAAGACCCGTTCATGCTGCACTACAACTTCCCTCCGTTCTCGGTGGGCGAGTGTGGTCGCATGGGTGGCGCCGGTCGCCGCGAAATCGGTCACGGCCGTTTGGCCCGTCGTTCGGTCCAGGCCATGCTGCCTGCCGCTGACGTGTTCCCGTACACCATTCGCGTAGTCTCGGAAATCACCGAGTCCAACGGTTCGAGCTCGATGGCTTCGGTTTGCGGCGCTTCCCTGGCCCTGATGGACGCCGGTGTGCCGATGAAGGCGCCGGTTGCCGGTATCGCCATGGGTCTGGTGAAGGAAGGCGAGAAATTCGCCGTCCTGACCGACATCCTGGGTGACGAAGACCACCTGGGCGACATGGACTTCAAAGTGGCCGGTACCGCCAAGGGCGTCACCGCACTGCAGATGGACATCAAGATCAAGGGCATCACCGAAGAGATCATGGAAATCGCCCTGGGCCAAGCCCTGGAAGCGCGCCTGAACATCCTCGGTCAGATGAACCAGATCATTGGTCAGTCCCGTACCGAACTGTCGGAAAACGCTCCGACCATGATCGCGATGAAAATCGACACCGACAAAATCCGTGATGTCATCGGTAAAGGCGGCGCGACCATCCGTGCGATCTGTGAAGAAACCAAGGCTTCGATCGACATCGAAGACGACGGTTCGATCAAGATCTTCGGCGAAACCAAGGAAGCGGCAGAAGCAGCACGCCAGCGCGTTCTGGGTATCACTGCCGAAGCCGAGATCGGCAAGATCTACGTCGGCAAGGTTGAGCGCATCGTCGACTTCGGTGCCTTCGTCAACATCCTGCCGGGCAAGGACGGTCTGGTCCACATCTCCATGCTGAGCGATGCTCGCGTCGAGAAAGTGACCGACATCCTCAAAGAAGGCCAGGAAGTGGAAGTGCTGGTACTGGACGTGGACAACCGCGGTCGTATCAAGCTGTCCATCAAAGACGTGGCAGCAGCCAAGGCATCGGGCGTTTAATCAACCCCTCGCTTAGCCGCTGAACAAGCAAACGCCCCGACTGGTTCGGGGCGTTTTGCTGTGTGGTGAAAATCCCTGTGTCGCAGGTTGCCTGGCCACGGGGGACGGTGCTAGTTTTAGCCACCGCCCGTGTAGCTCAGCCGGTAGAGCAGCGCACTCGTAACGCGAAGGTCGCAGGTTCGATTCCTGTCTCGGGCACCATTCTCCTTGTTATTTCACCTTCCTGCTCAGCTCCTCGACGGTGCGTTTGAGCTGGTCCATCTCGCGATCCTGATCACTGAGCTCCCGTTTCAGGGATGAGATTTCGCTGTTGTTCGAGCTCGAGCTGGAGCCGCTATTGCGCTTTAGATCTTCCACTTGCTTGCCAAGGTCGTTCAGGTCGCGTTCCTGTTCCTTGATCGTGCGCTTGAGCTCGTCAATTTCCTTGCTGCTGGAGGTGGAGCTGGACCCACTGTTGCGTTTGAGTTCTTCGATCTGACGGGCCTGTTCGCTAAGGGCGCGCTTCTGGTTTTCCAGTTCGTCAGTATTGTTCTTCACGGTTTTTGGCAGGTTTTCCAAGGCGCTGGCGCTGACGTTGGTCTTGACGAGTTTGTACTTATCAAATTGGTCATGTTGAAGGGCAGGAATGGCGTCGTCGTAAGACGGCCCAGCGGAGGAGACTTCAACAGCCGCTTGAGCAAGGCCGGCCAAGGTCAGGCTGCCGAGCAGCAAGGTTGCGGTAGCAAAGCGGGTAGACGAAAGCTTGGAAAAACTGCGCATCACTGGGTTCCTTGTGAAGTGCCGATGTGGCACATGGCTATGACTGGACGTTTTGACATATGTTCCCTGCACCTCCTGCGTCTTGTGCAACTTGTTTTGTGGAATAGATGTAAAGAGCCGTGTAAATCATTGGCAAAACATCCTATATTCGTCGCTGCATGAGCATCGCCCAGCAGTTTTCAGATGATCCCCGAATGGTTCTGAAGGCCAGATAAACCGGGCTTCACACGGTTTTTTGCGTCAGAGAGATCCTTGATGATCCAGATCCATCTTCCATTCCCCAGATCAACGAGAACGCCATGACTGTTAAAGAATTGACCCAGGAAGCCAGGCACGAAGAAGCACTGAAGAAGTACGTTCTGGATGCGCCCCAGTTGCTGGAAGAGATCAAGGACTTGTCCGCCGACGATCAAAAAGATCAGATCCAGTGGGCGTTCGAGGATGAGGCCGAAGCCCAGGGGCTGCAGCCTTGGGAGTTGACGCTCAAGTACACCAGCACGCCTGAAGAATTCGAGGTGCAGCGCCTTGCGTTGCACAAGGAAGCGGCCGAGGTGTTGGGTGTGGAATGGGATGAGTACTGCGAGATGAATAATCTGGTGGTCTGAGAAAAACGCCAGCCTTTTTGAGGCTGGCGTTTTTTGTTGTCAGAGGCTCAACCGCATCGACAGATCCACCGCTTTCACATCCTTGGTCATCGCCCCGATCGAGATGTAGTCCACCCCGGTCTCGGCAATCGGGCGCAACGTGCTTTCGTTGATCCCGCCGCTGGCCTCCAGCTTCGCCTTGCCGCCATTGAGGCGCACGGCTTCACGCATGTCGTCCAGGCTCAGTTCGTCGAGCATGATGATGTCGGCATTGGCCGCCAGTGCTTCTTTCAATTCCGCCAGGCTTTCCACCTCGACTTCCACCGGCTTGCCCGGCGCGATCTTGTGGGCGGCGGTAATGGCCTGGGCGATGCCACCGCAGGCGGCGATGTGGTTTTCCTTGATCAGGAAGGCATCGTACAGGCCGATGCGATGGTTATGGCAGCCGCCGCAGGTGACGGCATACTTCTGGGCCAGGCGCAGCCCGGGCAGGGTCTTGCGGGTGTCCAGCAGCTTGACCTGGGTGTCGGCGACGAAATCGGCCAGGTAACGGGCGCGGGTGGCGACGCCCGAGAGCATTTGCAGGAAGTTCAGCGCGCTGCGTTCACCGGTCAGTAGCGAGCGGGCCGGACCTTCGAGGTGGAACAGCGCCTGATCGGGACTCACCCGGTCGCCGTCGCGCACTTGCCAATGCACTGCGACGCGCGGGTCCAGTTGCCGGAACACGGCATCGACCCAGGCGGTGCCGCTGATGATCGCGGCTTCGCGGGTAATGATGGTGGCCTTGGCCAGGCGTTCGGCGGGGATCAGTTGCGCGGTGATGTCGCCGCTGCCGATGTCTTCGAGCAACGCACGGCGCACGTTGGCTTCGATTTCGGCGGTCAGATCGGCGAGACGTAGATTCGGCATAACGGGCTCCACAAACAAAGTGGCCCGATTATAGGGCCAGTGGCCTGCCGAGCATATCGAACCTGCATTTGGTCGCATCCGCGCAACGTTTTCCCATTTCTCCGGTCACTTATTGCGTTGTATTTCGAGCTGGGTCACAGAGTCTGCTGGTACGACGGGGTTCTTTTACCAGATAATCCGCCTTTCGATTGACGTCATAGCTTTGACGTCTCGTGCCGAAGAATGCCGTTTCAGGAGGCTTGGATGCACAACGACGGGACTGGGAATGTAGTGCCTTTGCACAAGGTTTCTACTGATCAGGCGAATCATTCGCCGCTCGCCCGCCTGCCTGTGATTCTGCTACAGGTTCGCGACAAGGCTGCGCAGCAGTTGCGCTTTGGCTTGCAGGGGCTGTTCGATAACGCCGACGACACGCTGTTCGAGATGGCTGACCGGGCGCGCAATGATGTCGAGCAGAATCTGTTCTTCGAAGCCATGCGTGACCTGCGCCTGAAACGCAAAAGTATGGAACGCGGGTTTATCGAGCAGTTTTTCGAGGCGTTTGTCGGCCTTGCGCAATACGACCTGGCTCAAGCCTCCTTGGCCCCCGTCCTGGCCCCTGGCCCCCTGGCGCAGCCGACTCACGATGACCTGGAGCGCCATGTGGCGGTCGAGACCATGGTCACGCGGGTACTCGGTCGTGAGGGTGTGTCGCTCGATCAACTGACAGCCCGCCTCAGCGTGCTTTTGGACCGGCCGTTGGCCAATCAGCAGAATCCCCTGAGCCCCGCGCTGCTGTGTGAAAATTTTCTACAGGCCGGGCGCAACCTGGGGGTGGGAATCAAGGTCAAGCTGATCCTGCTCAAACTGTTCGAGCGCTATGTGCTCAGCGAGTGCGACCAGCTCTACGCCGAGGCCAATCAGTTGCTGGCCGCCACCGGTGTGTTGCCGGACCTCAAGGCCTCGCCGTCCCGTCGTGCTTCGGATCGTCTTGACGATAGCCCTCGGCCCACCGTCGACAACGTGGCTAAACCCAAGGCGGCGCAGGTCGATGACAGCGTGGAGGAGGTGTTCTCTGCGTTGCAGAAGCTGCTGCGCCAGGTCCGTGGCAGTGTGGCGCCGACACTGGAGGCCAGCGCTGCGCCCCAGCCGATCTCGACCCAAGACCTGCTGCGATTGCTCTCTCATTTGCAGCAGTACGTTCCGGCGCCGACCCTTCAGGACGAATTCGATCTGCGTAGCCAGCTCGAACAACTGTTGACCCGGGTCAGCGTCAGGAGCGGCAAGTCCCGGGTGGTCGAAGGCGCCGATGAAGACGTGATCAACCTGATCTCGATGATGTTCGAATTCATCCTCGACGACCATAACCTGCCGGACTCCCTCAAGGCCCTGATCGGCCGCCTGCAAATCCCGATGCTCAAAGTCGCGGTGCAGGACAAGAGCTTCTTCAGTCGCGGCAACCATCCGGCCCGGCGCCTGCTCAATGAAATTGCCGCCGCCGCCATGGGCTGGGGCGCTTGTGATGATCATCAACGCGACAGCCTGTACCTGCGCATCGAGCAGGTGGTGCAGCGCTTATTGAATGACTTCGTCGATGACCCGGCGATTTTTTCCGAACTGCTGGCCGACTTCCTGGCCTTCACCAGCGACGAGCGGCGCCGCAGTGAACTGCTTGAGCAGCGCATTCGTGACGCTGAAGAGGGGCGGGCCAAGGCTGAACTGGCGCGCCACCGAGTCGAAGGGGCGCTGAACCAGGTCATGCTGGGTAAAGTGTTGCCGCAAGCGGTGGTGGAGTTCGTGCAACAGGCCTGGAGCCAGGTGTTGTTGCTGACCTGTTTCAAGCATGGCAAGTATTCAGCCGAATGGCTGGCCGACGTATCGACCCTGGAACAACTGATCTGGAGCGTCCAGCCTCACGATGAGCCCGACGCTGGCCTGCAGTTGCTGGCGATTGTGCCGGAGCTGCTCAAGGCTCTGCGCGAAGGCCTGAACCGTTCGGCGTTCGACCCGTTTGCCACCAGCGAATTCTTCAGTGAGCTGGAGGTTCTGCACGTGCAGGCTCTTGAGCGTACGGGGCAGGCGACGGAGCAGGCCCAGTCGTTCAACTCTCCGGTCATGGTCCAGGTGCAGGAGAAAATTGTCCTGCGTCCCGCTCACCAAGCGCCGGCGGACAACGCAGAGGTACGCTTGCCAGCCGATGATGTGGGCCTGATGCAGGTCGACCAATTGCGTTTGGGAAGCTGGGTGGAGTTCCAGGAGGACGATGACAATAGCCTGCGTTGCAAATTGGCGGCGATCATCGGGGCTACCGGCAAGTACATCTTCGTCAACCGCACCGGCCTGAAAGTGCAGGAGCACAGCCGCACCAGCCTGGCCCTGGAGTTTCGCCGGGGCGCGGTGCGCCTGTTGGACGATACCCTGCTGTTCGACCGGGCGCTGGAGTCGGTGCTGGGCAATCTGCGTCAGCTCAATCGCGCCAAGTGATCGCGCGATCTGGCCCGATCGCGGCATACTGACGGCATTCACTGTCGTTATCAAAGGAACCTGTATGCAGCTGGACCCCGCGAGCGGCTGGTGCGATGGCGTGCGTCATTGCCCATCGCCCAACTTCAATGCGCGCCCCGAGGGCGAGATTTCCCTGCTGGTGATCCACAACATCAGCCTGCCGCCGGCACAATTCGCGACGGGCAAGGTGCAGGAATTTTTCCAGAATCGTCTGGATGTCACGGAACATCCCTACTTTGCCGGTATTGCCGACCTGCGTGTGTCTGCGCACTTTCTGATCGAGCGTGACGGCGCCGTCACCCAGTTTGTCTCCTGTCTGGATCGTGCGTGGCATGCGGGCGTCTCGTGCTTCGAGGGGCGGGAGACGTGTAACGATTTTTCCATAGGCATCGAGCTTGAAGGCACCGATGATCTGCCTTTCACCGACGCACAATATGCCGTATTGGTGGACTTGACCGGGCAGTTGCAGGTGGCGTTCAGGGCGATCACGGTGCAGCGTATCTGTGGGCACAGTGATATTGCCCCTGGGCGCAAGACCGATCCGGGACCAGCATTCGACTGGGCGCGCTATCGCGCAGCCCTGACAGAAGGGGAAGGACAATGAGTTTTCTGGTGTTGCTGCTGGCGGTCTGGATCGAGAAATTCTCGGCCTTACGCCAGCGGATCCAGCGGGACGGTGGTTGGTTGCTCGAACTGAACAAGCTTGAAGCCAGCCCTCGTTGGGTTAACCGGCCCTGGCTGGTGCTGGTGGTGATGGTTTTGCTGCCGGTGGCACTGCTGGCGTTGCTGTTGTGGGTGTTGGATCCGGTGGCCTATGGCCTGCTGGCGCTGCCGGTGCACCTGTTGGTGGTGATTTACAGCCTGGGGCGCGGTGATCTGCTGGCGGACCTGGGGCCGTTTCGCGATGCCTGGCGGCGCGAAGACCTGCAAGCGGCGGCCCACGTGGCCAAGCGTGATCTGGACATTGAGGCCGATGATGGCGAGCGGTTGTTGGAGCGGGTCCAGGGCCATTTGTTGTGGCAGGCCTACCAGAGCTTTTTCGCGGTGATTTTCTGGTACTTCCTGCTGGGCCCGGTCGCGGCCCTGAGCTATCGCCTGCTGGCCCTGGCCGCCGAGCACAGCCAGAACGCCGGCGTGGCCGAGCGGGCCGCGCAGATGCGCCATGCCTTCGACTGGGTGCCGGTGCGGCTGCTGGCGGCGAGCTTCGCCCTGGTGGGCAACTTCGTGGCGGTCAGCCGAGTCATGCTGCATGAGTTGTTGAACTGGAACATCAGCGCCGCCGCTCTCATCGACAAGGTCGGCCTGGTGGCCGGCGAGATTCCCGCGCCCGTGGCCGGGCCGGATGGCATCAACAGCCTGGATCGGCTCTGGGAGTTGCTGCTGCGTTCGGCGGTGCTCTGGTATGCCGGGTTTGCGTTGTGGACGGTGCTGGCCTGATCTCGGCGAAATCACACTTATTTATTGAGTGAGCTTGCTCCCGCTCGGTTGCGCAGCAACCGCCGCCTTTAGGGAGGTGCTTCGCACCTCAGCGGGAGCAAGCTCCCTCGCCACAGTGCCTGCCCACCAAACATCTGCCGTTAACCTTAAGTTACAAATCTCCCCGCCGATTTAAGCTATACAGGAACAGCGCCCGAATAGTGGCTTTCTGCTGTCTCTGTGCGCCTGCCTATAAAAATAAAAAACCTATCGGGAGACTTCCTAGTGAAGAGTTTGCTCTGGCCCGCCGTCGCGCTGATGAACCGCCTGAGCTTCGGCATGAAGTTCAGCCTGATCAGCGTGCTGTTTCTGCTGCCGATGCTGGTGACCAATTTCTTTCTGGTGCGTGATTCCTATCGGGAGTTCCAAGGTACCCAAGTGGAGCTGCAAAGCCTCGACCTGCTGGGCAGCAGCCTGACCCTGCGCCGGGACTTGGAAACCCTGAATAACCTGGTGCAAATCAACGCCAGTCTGGGGCAGTCCGGCAAGGCCGGTGACGTCGAAGCGAAGATCGGTGCCCTCGAGCAGCAAGTGCTTGCGCGCCTGCAAGGGATGGCGGCCATGGCGGTCGAGCCTGAGCAGGTCAGCGCTTTCGATGCCAAGCGCGACGAAATGATTGTCGCGTTCAAGGCCCAGCAGGCCGAAAGCTCCCTGCAAAGCAAAAGCGCGTCGATCGGCAAGTTGCTCAACAGTGCGCAGATGTTCAGCCAGATCATCGCCAGCCAGGCGGGCCTGAGCCGTGACAACCAGAGCGACATCCGTCAGCTCAGTGAACTGATCATTGGCATCACCCCCAAGGTCACCCAGATCCTCGGTGAAGGCCGTGCGTTGGGGGCTTCTTCATTGGGGTTGGGATTTCTCAATTCGGCGTCGAGTACCCGGTTCGACGAGTTGCTGGCGCAGATCGACAAGCTCCAGGGTGAATATGAACTGAAACTGCAAGACGCCCTGGGTTCCAGCCAGGCGGCCGCACAAGCCCTGGCCGA includes:
- the pnp gene encoding polyribonucleotide nucleotidyltransferase codes for the protein MNPVIKKFQFGQSTVTLETGRIARQASGAVLVTVDDDVSVLVTVVGAKQADPGKGFFPLSVHYQEKTYAAGKIPGGFFKREGRPSEKETLTSRLIDRPIRPLFPEGFMNEVQVVCTVVSTSKKTDPDIAAMIGTSAALAISGIPFDGPIGAARVAFHESTGYLLNPTYEQLKASSLDMVVAGTSEAVLMVESEAKELTEDQMLGAVLFAHDEFQVVINAVKELAAEAAKPTWTWAPQAEATELLGAIRAEFGEAISQAYTITVKADRYARLGELKDQVVAKLSGEEGQPSSAEVKAAFGEIEYRTVRENIVNGKPRIDGRDTRTVRPLNIEVGVLPKTHGSALFTRGETQALVVATLGTARDAQLLDTLEGEKKDPFMLHYNFPPFSVGECGRMGGAGRREIGHGRLARRSVQAMLPAADVFPYTIRVVSEITESNGSSSMASVCGASLALMDAGVPMKAPVAGIAMGLVKEGEKFAVLTDILGDEDHLGDMDFKVAGTAKGVTALQMDIKIKGITEEIMEIALGQALEARLNILGQMNQIIGQSRTELSENAPTMIAMKIDTDKIRDVIGKGGATIRAICEETKASIDIEDDGSIKIFGETKEAAEAARQRVLGITAEAEIGKIYVGKVERIVDFGAFVNILPGKDGLVHISMLSDARVEKVTDILKEGQEVEVLVLDVDNRGRIKLSIKDVAAAKASGV
- a CDS encoding DUF6388 family protein, producing MTVKELTQEARHEEALKKYVLDAPQLLEEIKDLSADDQKDQIQWAFEDEAEAQGLQPWELTLKYTSTPEEFEVQRLALHKEAAEVLGVEWDEYCEMNNLVV
- the nadC gene encoding carboxylating nicotinate-nucleotide diphosphorylase, encoding MPNLRLADLTAEIEANVRRALLEDIGSGDITAQLIPAERLAKATIITREAAIISGTAWVDAVFRQLDPRVAVHWQVRDGDRVSPDQALFHLEGPARSLLTGERSALNFLQMLSGVATRARYLADFVADTQVKLLDTRKTLPGLRLAQKYAVTCGGCHNHRIGLYDAFLIKENHIAACGGIAQAITAAHKIAPGKPVEVEVESLAELKEALAANADIIMLDELSLDDMREAVRLNGGKAKLEASGGINESTLRPIAETGVDYISIGAMTKDVKAVDLSMRLSL
- a CDS encoding DUF1631 domain-containing protein, which produces MHNDGTGNVVPLHKVSTDQANHSPLARLPVILLQVRDKAAQQLRFGLQGLFDNADDTLFEMADRARNDVEQNLFFEAMRDLRLKRKSMERGFIEQFFEAFVGLAQYDLAQASLAPVLAPGPLAQPTHDDLERHVAVETMVTRVLGREGVSLDQLTARLSVLLDRPLANQQNPLSPALLCENFLQAGRNLGVGIKVKLILLKLFERYVLSECDQLYAEANQLLAATGVLPDLKASPSRRASDRLDDSPRPTVDNVAKPKAAQVDDSVEEVFSALQKLLRQVRGSVAPTLEASAAPQPISTQDLLRLLSHLQQYVPAPTLQDEFDLRSQLEQLLTRVSVRSGKSRVVEGADEDVINLISMMFEFILDDHNLPDSLKALIGRLQIPMLKVAVQDKSFFSRGNHPARRLLNEIAAAAMGWGACDDHQRDSLYLRIEQVVQRLLNDFVDDPAIFSELLADFLAFTSDERRRSELLEQRIRDAEEGRAKAELARHRVEGALNQVMLGKVLPQAVVEFVQQAWSQVLLLTCFKHGKYSAEWLADVSTLEQLIWSVQPHDEPDAGLQLLAIVPELLKALREGLNRSAFDPFATSEFFSELEVLHVQALERTGQATEQAQSFNSPVMVQVQEKIVLRPAHQAPADNAEVRLPADDVGLMQVDQLRLGSWVEFQEDDDNSLRCKLAAIIGATGKYIFVNRTGLKVQEHSRTSLALEFRRGAVRLLDDTLLFDRALESVLGNLRQLNRAK
- the ampD gene encoding 1,6-anhydro-N-acetylmuramyl-L-alanine amidase AmpD, producing the protein MQLDPASGWCDGVRHCPSPNFNARPEGEISLLVIHNISLPPAQFATGKVQEFFQNRLDVTEHPYFAGIADLRVSAHFLIERDGAVTQFVSCLDRAWHAGVSCFEGRETCNDFSIGIELEGTDDLPFTDAQYAVLVDLTGQLQVAFRAITVQRICGHSDIAPGRKTDPGPAFDWARYRAALTEGEGQ
- the ampE gene encoding regulatory signaling modulator protein AmpE; this translates as MSFLVLLLAVWIEKFSALRQRIQRDGGWLLELNKLEASPRWVNRPWLVLVVMVLLPVALLALLLWVLDPVAYGLLALPVHLLVVIYSLGRGDLLADLGPFRDAWRREDLQAAAHVAKRDLDIEADDGERLLERVQGHLLWQAYQSFFAVIFWYFLLGPVAALSYRLLALAAEHSQNAGVAERAAQMRHAFDWVPVRLLAASFALVGNFVAVSRVMLHELLNWNISAAALIDKVGLVAGEIPAPVAGPDGINSLDRLWELLLRSAVLWYAGFALWTVLA